From Solibacillus sp. FSL W7-1464:
TTCTCATTTATCCGCCTCAGTATTCTTTCTAATATAAAATCTAACGAGTTCCTCTAAAATCTCGTCACGTTCTAGCTTGCGGATTAAATTACGTGCGTCCTGGTGGCGAGGGATGTATGCCGGATCGCCAGATAATAAATACCCTACAATTTGATTTGTTGGATTATACCCTTTTTCCTCTAAAGCCGTATACACCTTCAGCATCACTTGCTTTACTTCTTGTTC
This genomic window contains:
- a CDS encoding IreB family regulatory phosphoprotein, coding for MSSFDKTMKFSFPEESMEQEVKQVMLKVYTALEEKGYNPTNQIVGYLLSGDPAYIPRHQDARNLIRKLERDEILEELVRFYIRKNTEADK